In the genome of Acetomicrobium thermoterrenum DSM 13490, one region contains:
- a CDS encoding cation diffusion facilitator family transporter has translation MEDRYDLKIRARYARRVISIGLVCNLLLMIFKLTVGLWGKSSALVADAVNSLSDSITDAVALIGFCITGKPHDATHDFGHAKFETLSTLVIGIFLIAAAGFILWNSIGKIISVAGGVSIEKISVITLIPAAFTMGVKELLYVYTNGMAKKLDSSTLKLKAWDHRSDVFLAGGTFLGIAGAVLLGEKWRVLDPITAAILGMVILRLAIPLAMESINELLEASLPEQEEKDILDIIWNIPDVRGIHDLKTRRLGPHIAVSVHIMLEGGMTLNRAHDITVQLERDFKRRFGPHSIITIHMEPADSRRLSKSYPKPEEKES, from the coding sequence ATGGAAGACCGGTACGATTTAAAGATAAGGGCGCGTTATGCTCGTAGGGTTATATCGATTGGCTTGGTATGCAATTTGTTGCTGATGATTTTTAAATTGACGGTAGGGCTGTGGGGCAAGAGCAGCGCCCTCGTGGCCGACGCCGTCAACTCCTTGTCCGACTCAATAACCGATGCCGTAGCGTTGATAGGCTTTTGTATTACCGGAAAGCCTCATGATGCCACCCATGATTTTGGCCATGCCAAGTTTGAGACACTATCCACTTTGGTAATAGGCATTTTCCTCATCGCAGCTGCCGGGTTCATATTGTGGAATAGCATAGGCAAGATAATTTCCGTGGCCGGAGGAGTGTCTATAGAGAAGATAAGCGTCATAACCTTGATTCCGGCGGCCTTTACAATGGGAGTCAAAGAGCTATTGTATGTATATACTAACGGAATGGCGAAAAAGCTGGATAGCAGCACCTTGAAGCTCAAGGCCTGGGACCACAGAAGCGACGTCTTTCTCGCAGGAGGAACTTTTTTGGGAATCGCCGGAGCAGTGCTCTTGGGCGAAAAATGGCGCGTATTGGATCCCATAACAGCGGCAATTTTGGGAATGGTCATATTGAGGCTTGCCATCCCGCTGGCAATGGAGAGCATAAATGAACTGTTAGAGGCTTCTCTCCCCGAGCAGGAGGAGAAGGACATTCTTGATATCATATGGAACATACCTGATGTAAGGGGAATTCATGATTTGAAGACACGTCGTTTAGGACCCCATATCGCCGTGAGCGTTCACATCATGCTAGAAGGCGGGATGACGCTTAATAGAGCACACGACATAACGGTTCAATTGGAGAGAGATTTTAAAAGGCGCTTCGGTCCCCATAGCATTATAACGATACATATGGAACCGGCAGACAGCAGGAGGTTGTCGAAAAGTTACCCGAAGCCCGAGGAGAAAGAAAGTTAA
- the cobD gene encoding threonine-phosphate decarboxylase CobD — MRPYEHGGNVYDYEGELIDFSSNINPLGMPKCVFDIVKKADLTRYPDIKYRNLKESIAQYTGISRESIIVGNGASELIHLFVRTFKVKRPIIPSPSFLEYERATCVNGGEPICFRLEEEEGFKLNLGDLISRLQYGDSLIVGNPNNPTGQVISADEATDLLKAADALNMPVMIDEAFIEFVKECKNYESLSLVEKYDNLFVVRATTKFFGMPGLRLGYGIGNPNLIERLDSNKEPWTVNAFADLVGREIFKDSSYIEESRMYINNEIDYMLSALNKIDNLVAFDTKVNFLLLKSKYAKASLIKERLVERGILIRDASNFKYLDDRFFRVAVKRREENERLIEALKGIMP, encoded by the coding sequence ATGCGCCCCTATGAACACGGTGGCAATGTTTATGACTACGAAGGCGAGTTAATCGATTTCAGCTCGAATATCAATCCCTTGGGGATGCCGAAATGCGTCTTCGATATCGTAAAAAAAGCAGATCTTACCAGATATCCAGATATAAAATATCGCAACCTTAAAGAGTCAATAGCACAATACACGGGCATTTCTCGAGAGAGCATTATCGTTGGAAATGGTGCTTCAGAGCTCATACATCTTTTTGTAAGAACCTTTAAAGTAAAAAGACCCATCATACCATCGCCTTCCTTTTTGGAGTACGAAAGGGCTACATGCGTAAACGGCGGAGAACCCATATGCTTTAGGCTAGAGGAGGAAGAGGGTTTCAAGCTAAATTTAGGCGATCTCATTTCACGTCTGCAATACGGGGATTCTCTGATTGTAGGTAATCCAAACAATCCTACCGGACAGGTAATCTCGGCCGATGAAGCGACGGATCTTTTGAAAGCTGCCGATGCTTTGAACATGCCCGTTATGATAGACGAAGCTTTTATAGAGTTCGTAAAAGAGTGCAAAAACTACGAATCCCTTTCTCTGGTCGAAAAATATGATAACTTGTTTGTCGTAAGGGCAACAACCAAGTTTTTCGGAATGCCGGGACTGAGATTGGGATACGGCATTGGAAACCCTAATCTTATTGAAAGGCTGGACAGCAACAAGGAACCGTGGACGGTCAACGCTTTTGCCGATCTTGTAGGCAGGGAAATTTTTAAGGACAGCTCCTATATAGAGGAAAGCAGGATGTATATCAATAACGAAATAGATTATATGCTAAGTGCGCTGAATAAGATAGATAATTTAGTTGCCTTTGATACGAAAGTTAATTTCCTTTTGTTAAAATCCAAATATGCGAAGGCGAGCCTGATCAAGGAAAGACTAGTCGAGAGGGGCATATTGATCAGAGATGCCTCCAACTTCAAGTATCTGGACGATCGCTTTTTCAGGGTGGCCGTCAAGCGCCGAGAAGAGAACGAAAGGCTCATAGAAGCGTTGAAAGGCATTATGCCTTAA
- a CDS encoding sensor domain-containing diguanylate cyclase — protein MNILKTLLVSNSAEGPKLISHIVILFLLVISVYITILVVNHRKRHAKPLSDRLYDGIFLFTLIDLLPEPIYLKDDRGVILICNKALQNFLHLKKEDIIGKSVFEILPPEDAKTCAEKEKPLFDPKGTDCVTYESVRIINGKKHYVIERKRAISDQKGEILGIIGIIIDISELKKAQEKLIAEENRLKLALEIGSIAYMELDLKTKEIYISDTVLQLLGHESTVYLGSLDKFVNLIHPDDREHFISGLYACLVKNAIFVLQFRIKKPNDEYIWLECKARPIEKDFDSGEPVKIAAVMVDITGYKSKVLRQEQIISDLYSVATTDSLTGALVRWAGEAYIKRILDKTNNGDLNQEPGCPFSLIMIDLDNFKLINDTYGHLMGDAILFKIGETIKKSLRKNDIFVRWGGDEFLIFCQNSIDQTIPMAERLKHIIEEAFFMEEISPTVSIGLTHANPGESLDEIFKRADKALYKAKKEGKNRICIVS, from the coding sequence ATGAATATATTAAAAACCTTATTGGTGTCAAATTCGGCGGAAGGACCTAAACTTATTTCTCATATCGTTATCCTCTTTTTGTTGGTAATTTCTGTATATATAACGATTTTGGTGGTTAATCATCGCAAAAGACACGCCAAACCTCTCTCAGACAGGCTTTATGACGGAATTTTTTTGTTCACCCTGATAGATCTTTTGCCGGAACCGATTTACCTAAAAGACGACAGGGGGGTCATTTTGATCTGCAACAAAGCTCTTCAAAATTTTCTGCATTTAAAAAAAGAAGATATTATAGGTAAAAGCGTATTTGAAATACTCCCTCCGGAGGACGCAAAAACCTGCGCCGAAAAGGAAAAACCTCTTTTTGATCCCAAAGGAACTGACTGTGTCACCTACGAAAGTGTAAGAATTATAAACGGCAAAAAGCACTATGTCATCGAGCGAAAAAGGGCTATAAGCGACCAAAAAGGAGAAATATTGGGAATAATCGGAATAATCATAGATATAAGCGAATTAAAAAAAGCCCAGGAAAAGCTTATCGCAGAAGAGAACCGCCTGAAACTTGCCCTTGAGATAGGAAGTATCGCCTACATGGAACTTGATTTGAAAACTAAAGAAATTTATATTAGCGATACCGTACTCCAGTTATTAGGGCATGAAAGTACTGTTTATCTAGGTTCTTTGGACAAATTTGTCAATTTGATACATCCCGATGATAGGGAACATTTCATATCTGGCTTATATGCATGCTTGGTAAAAAACGCAATATTTGTCCTACAGTTTAGGATCAAAAAACCAAATGATGAGTATATCTGGTTGGAGTGTAAAGCTAGGCCCATCGAAAAGGACTTCGATTCGGGCGAACCGGTTAAAATCGCAGCCGTTATGGTCGACATAACGGGCTATAAAAGTAAAGTTTTGAGGCAGGAACAAATCATCAGCGATCTCTACAGCGTCGCCACAACCGATAGCCTTACAGGTGCTTTGGTTAGGTGGGCCGGAGAGGCTTATATAAAGCGCATTTTGGATAAAACGAATAATGGAGACTTAAATCAAGAACCTGGCTGCCCATTTTCCTTAATAATGATCGATTTGGACAACTTTAAACTTATAAACGATACCTACGGACACCTTATGGGGGATGCGATTCTTTTCAAAATTGGAGAAACCATAAAGAAGTCTTTGAGAAAGAATGACATATTCGTACGATGGGGGGGAGATGAATTTCTGATATTCTGCCAAAACTCCATCGATCAAACGATCCCTATGGCCGAGAGGTTAAAACATATTATCGAAGAGGCTTTTTTCATGGAAGAGATATCTCCCACAGTAAGCATTGGTCTCACTCACGCAAATCCCGGAGAGTCTTTAGACGAAATTTTCAAGAGAGCGGACAAAGCTCTATATAAAGCAAAAAAGGAGGGCAAAAACAGGATTTGCATTGTTAGTTGA
- a CDS encoding MoaD/ThiS family protein: MITVHVRLFATLLRFFPDLQLGETMQVNLPDGATVGQLIDRLNIPVEEIKIVFVNNIFRDMGYSLKNGDMVSIFPPVGGG; this comes from the coding sequence ATGATAACCGTGCATGTTCGATTATTTGCTACATTACTTCGCTTCTTTCCCGACTTACAATTGGGCGAAACGATGCAGGTCAACCTGCCCGATGGTGCTACCGTTGGCCAACTTATCGATCGTTTAAACATTCCTGTTGAAGAAATTAAAATTGTATTTGTTAATAATATCTTTCGAGATATGGGGTACTCCCTAAAGAATGGTGACATGGTAAGTATCTTTCCTCCTGTAGGAGGAGGATAA
- a CDS encoding aldehyde ferredoxin oxidoreductase family protein has protein sequence MAKILRVNMSDRSVKHEEVPEKYRLMGGRWLTSGIVSDEVDPLCHPLGPNNKLIFAPGIVTGTIAPTSGRVSVGGKSPLTGGIKESNAGTPWGQKLARLGIKALVVEGYPQDGKWWGLHITKDGVEFFPADEYIGKGLYEIFPDLFKRFGEKVSISAIGVAGEYKMAMAGICFNDIDNRPSRYSGRGGLGAVMGSKHLKFIVVDDQGGPGVEIANTKLFDIGRKKLTEALRTHDVTKPGGGLNTYGTAVLVNILNEAGGLPTRNFREGRFEGAAKISGEAMAEYCKTRGGVGRMGHPCHPGCVIQCSNIIPNPDGSELVSVIEYETTWAFGANCGIDNLDVIGKLTWMCNDIGLDTIEAGGTIAVAMEAGLAEFGDEERAIELMEEISKGTPLGRILGQGAAITGKVFGVTRVPSVKGQNMPAYEPRAVKGIGMTFAVSTMGADHTSGYTIAPEILGVSGKVDQFDKDKAELVRNFQHSTAFIDSSGHCLFIAFAILDIPSGFEGLIEECNGVLGTNWTAEDVMKIGREIIDTERAFNAAAGLTRAHDRLPEFMKYEKLPPHNVVWDVPDETLDAVFGE, from the coding sequence ATGGCTAAAATTTTACGAGTAAATATGAGCGATCGGTCGGTTAAGCATGAGGAGGTGCCGGAGAAGTACCGGTTAATGGGGGGACGGTGGCTTACTTCTGGCATAGTATCTGATGAGGTGGATCCGTTATGCCATCCCCTGGGGCCCAACAATAAGCTCATCTTTGCCCCAGGTATCGTGACTGGCACCATTGCACCTACATCTGGTCGTGTCTCTGTAGGTGGAAAATCACCTCTCACCGGTGGGATCAAAGAGAGTAATGCCGGAACGCCATGGGGACAAAAGTTAGCAAGACTTGGGATCAAGGCCCTCGTAGTCGAAGGCTATCCACAAGATGGCAAATGGTGGGGGTTGCACATTACGAAAGATGGGGTCGAATTTTTCCCTGCAGATGAATATATTGGTAAGGGTTTGTATGAGATCTTCCCTGATCTCTTTAAACGTTTTGGCGAGAAAGTGAGTATTTCCGCTATAGGTGTTGCTGGCGAGTATAAAATGGCTATGGCTGGTATATGCTTTAACGACATTGACAACCGTCCCAGCAGATATTCCGGTCGTGGAGGATTGGGTGCTGTAATGGGTTCAAAGCACCTCAAATTTATCGTTGTAGATGACCAGGGCGGACCTGGTGTAGAGATTGCCAACACAAAGCTATTTGATATAGGCCGCAAAAAGTTGACAGAAGCCTTACGTACCCATGACGTCACTAAACCCGGTGGTGGTCTAAACACCTATGGCACGGCTGTTCTGGTAAACATCCTTAATGAGGCCGGGGGTTTGCCCACTCGTAACTTCAGAGAAGGTCGTTTTGAAGGAGCTGCTAAGATTTCTGGGGAGGCCATGGCTGAGTACTGCAAGACGCGCGGTGGCGTAGGAAGAATGGGTCATCCGTGCCACCCCGGCTGCGTCATACAGTGCTCTAACATCATCCCCAATCCAGATGGTTCGGAGTTGGTATCAGTCATAGAGTATGAGACCACTTGGGCCTTTGGCGCAAATTGTGGCATTGACAATCTTGACGTCATTGGCAAGCTGACTTGGATGTGCAATGACATTGGGTTGGATACTATTGAGGCCGGTGGTACAATTGCTGTAGCCATGGAGGCAGGCCTGGCTGAGTTTGGCGATGAAGAACGGGCCATCGAGTTGATGGAGGAAATAAGCAAAGGTACGCCCCTGGGTCGTATTCTGGGCCAGGGGGCAGCAATAACTGGCAAAGTCTTCGGAGTAACGCGTGTGCCGAGCGTTAAAGGGCAAAACATGCCCGCCTATGAACCTCGAGCTGTCAAGGGGATTGGTATGACCTTTGCTGTTAGTACGATGGGTGCCGATCATACCTCGGGCTATACCATCGCACCGGAGATTCTAGGGGTTAGCGGTAAAGTAGATCAATTTGACAAGGACAAGGCGGAATTGGTACGCAACTTCCAGCACTCAACCGCTTTCATTGATTCCAGCGGCCATTGCTTGTTCATTGCCTTCGCTATCCTGGATATACCTAGTGGATTTGAGGGATTAATCGAAGAGTGTAATGGAGTGTTAGGCACTAACTGGACTGCAGAAGATGTCATGAAAATTGGCAGGGAGATCATCGATACAGAGAGGGCATTCAATGCTGCTGCGGGCCTTACCAGGGCTCATGATCGTCTGCCGGAGTTCATGAAGTACGAAAAGCTCCCTCCCCATAACGTAGTTTGGGACGTACCGGACGAAACGCTTGACGCTGTTTTTGGCGAATGA
- a CDS encoding MoaD/ThiS family protein, whose protein sequence is MIELDIWLYGSLAKYTGEDKGSYAQLRWKMPDGTRVRDLLKRLGIPSEERGITFINGQLTNMPGMSADLDRELHDGDRIAFFSPKSMWPFQYRFGAEVSPELKEAMKSLEGGDIHHAYIEPARKFRRNH, encoded by the coding sequence ATGATCGAATTAGATATATGGTTGTATGGTAGTTTAGCGAAATATACTGGAGAAGATAAAGGGAGTTATGCTCAACTTCGGTGGAAGATGCCCGATGGAACTAGGGTACGCGATCTGCTTAAAAGACTGGGTATACCTTCAGAGGAGAGGGGTATTACCTTCATCAATGGACAACTAACAAACATGCCAGGAATGTCAGCCGATCTAGATCGAGAGTTACATGATGGAGATCGAATCGCCTTTTTCTCACCCAAGAGCATGTGGCCTTTCCAATATCGCTTTGGGGCTGAAGTTAGCCCTGAGCTAAAGGAGGCAATGAAGTCTCTTGAAGGCGGAGATATACATCACGCATATATTGAACCAGCGCGTAAATTCCGAAGAAATCACTGA
- a CDS encoding ferritin-like domain-containing protein: MEKKILEFALKMEGEARDFYLNAKNKVNDPTAKSLVNYLADWELSHCNFIQDQLKKIESAGKWDPAAATEMDEESAREFLRKPWIEGELQSSLVSSVSDISLLRMALALERDFNNFYKKAAEKIDNTDGKKVLNMLANWEAEHMSIIDSQLQQMHKDFMTEMGFEPF, translated from the coding sequence ATGGAGAAAAAAATATTGGAATTTGCCTTAAAAATGGAAGGCGAAGCGAGGGATTTTTATCTGAACGCCAAAAATAAGGTTAACGATCCCACGGCCAAATCGCTCGTGAACTATCTGGCCGATTGGGAACTGTCTCATTGCAATTTCATTCAAGATCAACTGAAAAAAATCGAAAGCGCCGGCAAATGGGATCCTGCGGCCGCGACGGAAATGGACGAAGAGTCCGCCCGGGAGTTCTTGAGAAAACCCTGGATAGAGGGAGAGCTTCAAAGCTCCCTCGTATCCAGCGTATCCGATATAAGTTTGCTTAGAATGGCCTTGGCTTTGGAGCGCGATTTCAACAACTTCTACAAGAAGGCTGCCGAAAAAATCGATAATACCGATGGGAAAAAGGTCTTAAATATGCTGGCAAACTGGGAAGCGGAGCATATGTCGATAATAGACTCCCAACTTCAACAAATGCACAAAGATTTCATGACAGAGATGGGATTTGAGCCCTTTTAA
- the cbiB gene encoding adenosylcobinamide-phosphate synthase CbiB: MKVLVAYFLDLVLGDPVGYPHPVVIIGKAVTWLEEELRRRAKNPRELKTAGFALCFLIVASSFISSYALILLARLIHPYLGDLLEIFIIYTCLATKELGRAAKRVYDALIRGELAEARTRLSYIVSRDTHRMNQEEISRGAVETVAENISDAIIAPLFYAFIGGAPLALFYKATNTLDSMVGYTNEKYRDIGYASAKLDDILNFIPARITALLIVLASFLMGYDYKNCWHVLLRDRLKHKSPNSAHGEAAVAGALNIQLGGINYYFGRPEMRPILGDKRTEISPGHIKDSIRIMYASSILGIVSFYALALLF; this comes from the coding sequence ATGAAAGTGTTGGTGGCCTATTTCTTGGATTTAGTGTTAGGGGATCCCGTGGGTTATCCCCATCCCGTAGTTATCATAGGTAAAGCCGTTACCTGGCTGGAAGAAGAACTGCGAAGGCGGGCCAAAAACCCTAGAGAATTAAAAACAGCCGGCTTTGCCCTGTGTTTTTTGATAGTCGCTTCATCTTTCATCTCATCTTATGCGCTCATCCTTTTGGCACGTTTAATACATCCTTATCTTGGAGATTTATTAGAGATTTTTATTATATACACATGTCTTGCCACCAAGGAGCTTGGCAGGGCCGCAAAGAGGGTGTATGATGCTCTGATAAGGGGCGAACTTGCAGAAGCCAGGACAAGATTGTCCTATATAGTGAGCAGAGACACGCACAGGATGAACCAAGAAGAGATTTCAAGGGGCGCAGTAGAGACAGTAGCGGAAAATATATCCGATGCCATCATAGCTCCCTTGTTTTACGCATTTATCGGAGGAGCGCCTTTAGCGCTTTTTTATAAAGCAACGAACACTTTGGACTCCATGGTCGGTTACACCAACGAAAAATATAGGGATATAGGATACGCTTCGGCAAAGCTGGACGATATATTGAATTTTATACCTGCCCGCATAACTGCTCTTTTGATAGTATTAGCTTCTTTTCTTATGGGTTATGATTATAAAAACTGCTGGCACGTTCTTCTCAGAGACAGGTTAAAGCATAAAAGTCCAAATAGCGCTCATGGCGAAGCGGCCGTGGCCGGTGCTTTGAACATTCAGCTGGGTGGTATTAACTACTATTTTGGAAGACCTGAAATGAGGCCGATCCTTGGCGATAAAAGAACAGAAATTTCGCCAGGGCATATAAAAGATAGCATAAGGATCATGTACGCTTCCTCGATATTGGGGATCGTGTCCTTCTATGCGTTGGCTTTATTGTTTTGA